A portion of the Deinococcus apachensis DSM 19763 genome contains these proteins:
- a CDS encoding HAD-IIB family hydrolase — protein sequence MTSRPSSAKAPPADLPLLLAFDLDGTLIPDQGRELPDATAGALSRLRGLGVRLAIITGRDTPPRPVREAMQPDAVATNNGGRIEIGGELHAEARFTPAELEAVLAHELEDARVVVFTPDALYIDLPPGREPEPWMLARSFRPLAEAPREGVLKVGLYHPGVADLAARLRESHPHLVLTGAQPPYTQFLTVTPVGAHKGAALALIAEALGIPLERTVAFGDSDNDQAMLELAGHAVQLGTLPLLAPHAHEQVTSPEVLGEYLNALADRLEATGVPRV from the coding sequence GTGACGAGCCGCCCGAGTTCCGCCAAAGCGCCCCCCGCCGACCTGCCCCTGCTGCTCGCCTTCGACCTCGACGGCACGCTGATCCCCGATCAGGGCCGCGAGCTGCCCGACGCGACGGCGGGGGCGCTTTCCCGGCTGCGGGGGCTGGGCGTGCGGCTGGCGATCATCACCGGGCGCGACACCCCGCCCCGGCCCGTGCGCGAGGCGATGCAGCCCGACGCGGTCGCCACCAACAACGGGGGACGCATCGAGATCGGCGGCGAGCTGCACGCGGAGGCCCGCTTCACCCCTGCCGAGCTGGAGGCGGTGCTGGCCCACGAGCTGGAGGACGCCCGGGTGGTCGTGTTCACGCCGGACGCCCTGTACATCGACCTCCCGCCCGGGCGGGAGCCGGAGCCCTGGATGCTTGCCCGCAGCTTCCGCCCGCTCGCGGAGGCGCCGCGCGAGGGGGTGCTGAAGGTGGGCCTCTATCACCCGGGCGTCGCGGACCTCGCCGCCCGCTTGCGCGAGAGCCACCCCCACCTCGTCCTGACGGGCGCGCAGCCGCCGTACACGCAGTTCCTGACCGTCACGCCCGTCGGCGCCCACAAGGGGGCGGCCCTCGCCCTGATCGCCGAGGCGCTGGGCATTCCGCTGGAGCGCACCGTCGCCTTCGGGGACAGCGACAACGACCAAGCCATGCTCGAACTCGCCGGGCACGCGGTCCAGCTCGGGACCCTGCCCCTGCTCGCCCCACACGCGCACGAGCAGGTCACCTCCCCTGAGGTGCTGGGGGAGTACCTGAACGCGCTCGCCGACCGGCTGGAGGCTACCGGGGTTCCGCGCGTCTGA
- a CDS encoding ATP-binding cassette domain-containing protein, whose amino-acid sequence MTEVGTAALVHLRDVTVRAGGRTLLEDVTLRLSPGEALRLSGPNGGGKTTLLRLLAGEVAPMQGERVYGLGGKFSRAAVQARRTLSVVGPDAEAFYLTRDWAQTVRDVLLAAFEGDALRLWEPTPEALERLVEVAALTGVTPLLDQDFRTLSHGQRRRVVLARALMPRPEALLLDEFTDGLSAGARGELGRVLRDVHASGVAVVLATHRPEEAPELPWRTLRVEGGRVLNGDHGLGKTASAITLPPPPGSGDLVRLRDVRVYRGGHLALGPLSWTWAAGQHWLVTGENGSGKSTLARLIAGELHSALGGAVERPFLRRDLLTERRRTVGLVGAEVGLRQRRGWAGREVISSAWSGTEGFAPDLTPEQAARVEELAAHLDVTDLLDRSADALSQGQLRRLLLARAAAHTPRLLILDEGLDFLDADSRARFLTLLPDLARGGTHVMVIAHRASDAPPGLTHHLQLEEGRVRRAEPR is encoded by the coding sequence ATGACGGAAGTGGGGACGGCGGCGCTGGTACACCTGAGGGACGTGACCGTGCGCGCGGGTGGACGCACCCTGCTGGAGGACGTGACCCTGCGGCTCTCCCCGGGCGAGGCGCTGCGTTTGAGCGGGCCCAACGGCGGCGGCAAGACCACGCTGCTGCGGCTTCTGGCGGGTGAGGTGGCGCCAATGCAGGGCGAGCGGGTTTATGGGCTCGGCGGGAAGTTCAGCCGGGCGGCGGTACAGGCCCGGCGCACCCTCTCGGTCGTCGGCCCCGACGCCGAAGCCTTCTACCTCACGCGGGACTGGGCGCAAACCGTGCGGGACGTGCTGCTGGCCGCCTTCGAGGGGGACGCCCTGCGGCTGTGGGAGCCCACGCCGGAGGCGCTGGAACGGCTGGTGGAGGTCGCGGCCCTGACCGGCGTCACGCCGCTGCTGGACCAGGACTTCCGCACCCTCAGCCACGGGCAGAGGCGGCGGGTGGTGCTGGCCCGCGCGCTGATGCCCCGCCCGGAGGCCCTGCTCCTCGACGAGTTCACCGACGGGCTGAGCGCCGGGGCGCGGGGGGAGCTGGGACGGGTACTGAGGGACGTTCACGCCTCCGGGGTTGCGGTCGTCCTCGCCACCCATCGCCCGGAGGAGGCGCCGGAGTTGCCCTGGCGCACCCTGCGGGTGGAGGGGGGCCGCGTTCTGAATGGGGACCACGGGTTGGGGAAGACTGCCTCCGCCATAACGCTGCCCCCACCGCCCGGCTCGGGGGACCTCGTGCGGCTGCGGGACGTGCGGGTGTACCGGGGCGGGCACCTCGCGCTCGGCCCGCTCTCGTGGACCTGGGCGGCGGGACAGCACTGGCTGGTGACCGGGGAGAACGGCAGCGGCAAGAGTACCCTGGCGCGCCTGATCGCCGGGGAACTACATTCCGCGCTGGGGGGCGCGGTTGAGCGGCCCTTCCTGCGCCGGGACCTGCTCACCGAACGCCGCCGCACCGTCGGCCTGGTCGGCGCGGAGGTCGGCCTCCGGCAGCGGCGCGGGTGGGCGGGCCGGGAGGTGATCAGCAGCGCGTGGAGCGGGACGGAGGGGTTCGCGCCCGACCTGACGCCGGAGCAGGCGGCCCGTGTGGAGGAGCTGGCGGCCCATCTCGACGTGACGGACCTGCTGGACCGCAGCGCCGACGCGCTCTCGCAGGGGCAGCTCCGGCGCCTGCTGCTCGCCCGCGCCGCCGCGCACACGCCCCGCCTCCTCATTCTCGACGAGGGACTGGATTTTCTGGACGCGGATTCCCGCGCCCGCTTCCTGACACTGCTGCCCGACCTCGCGCGGGGCGGCACCCACGTCATGGTGATCGCCCACCGGGCCTCGGACGCGCCGCCGGGGCTGACGCACCACCTCCAGTTGGAGGAGGGACGGGTCAGACGCGCGGAACCCCGGTAG
- the rpsI gene encoding 30S ribosomal protein S9, translating to MATPEQFYGTGRRKAAVARVFLRPGEGRILVNGKEFQTYFRGLLRAVHALQGFRETGTAGRYDAVITVAGGGPSGQADAIKLGIARALLKVNPDFRAQLKPRGLLTRDPREVERKKYGLKKARRAPQFSKR from the coding sequence ATGGCTACCCCTGAACAGTTCTACGGCACCGGCCGCCGCAAGGCCGCCGTCGCCCGCGTGTTCCTGCGCCCTGGCGAGGGCCGCATCCTGGTCAACGGCAAGGAGTTCCAGACCTACTTCCGCGGTCTGCTGCGCGCCGTCCACGCCCTCCAGGGCTTCCGTGAGACGGGCACCGCGGGCCGTTACGACGCCGTTATCACCGTGGCGGGCGGCGGCCCCAGCGGTCAGGCCGACGCGATCAAGCTGGGCATCGCCCGCGCGCTGCTGAAGGTCAACCCCGACTTCCGCGCCCAGCTCAAGCCCCGCGGCCTGCTGACCCGCGACCCCCGCGAGGTCGAGCGCAAGAAGTACGGCCTCAAGAAGGCCCGCCGCGCGCCCCAGTTCAGCAAGCGCTGA
- the rplS gene encoding 50S ribosomal protein L19 gives MQSTVKVNRGAILRAVEQPHIKTEHPEFQPGDTVRVETKVVEGNRTRNQAFEGVVIALNGTGSRKSFTVRKISFGEGVERVFPFSSPLIARVTVLERGKVRRAKLYYLRELRGKAARIKSDRSRVMKDAARANQAKAAANAAPAQAATEAQSDFTPVETLGE, from the coding sequence ATGCAGAGCACCGTGAAAGTGAACCGTGGGGCCATCCTGCGCGCCGTCGAGCAGCCCCACATCAAGACCGAACACCCCGAGTTCCAGCCCGGCGACACCGTGCGCGTCGAGACCAAGGTCGTCGAGGGCAACCGCACCCGCAACCAGGCCTTTGAGGGCGTGGTCATCGCCCTGAACGGCACGGGCAGCCGCAAGAGCTTCACCGTCCGCAAGATTTCCTTCGGCGAGGGTGTGGAGCGCGTGTTCCCCTTCAGCAGCCCGCTGATCGCCCGGGTCACCGTGCTGGAGCGCGGCAAGGTGCGCCGCGCCAAGCTGTACTACCTGCGCGAGCTGCGCGGCAAGGCCGCCCGCATCAAGAGCGACCGCAGCCGTGTGATGAAGGACGCTGCCCGCGCCAACCAGGCGAAGGCCGCCGCCAACGCCGCCCCCGCCCAGGCCGCCACCGAGGCCCAGAGCGACTTCACGCCCGTCGAGACGCTCGGCGAGTAA
- a CDS encoding NfeD family protein has protein sequence MDWLPSLERVQSWHWWVLGALLLILEVLAPGVFFVWLALAALVLGLIVFVLPLPVTVQLLLFAALSVAAVLLGRRYVSRLPASGNEGRALNAGAHRLVGRTVLVTSPIVNGVGRVRAGDSDWRATGPDTPAGASVLVVGAEGTTLRVREISGSWT, from the coding sequence ATGGACTGGCTGCCCTCCCTGGAGCGGGTGCAGTCCTGGCACTGGTGGGTGCTGGGCGCACTCCTGCTGATTCTGGAAGTCCTGGCGCCGGGCGTGTTCTTCGTGTGGCTGGCCCTGGCCGCCCTCGTCCTCGGGTTGATCGTGTTCGTGCTGCCGTTGCCCGTGACGGTGCAGCTCCTGCTCTTCGCCGCCCTCAGCGTGGCCGCGGTCCTGCTGGGACGGCGCTACGTGAGCCGCCTGCCCGCCAGTGGCAACGAGGGCCGGGCTCTCAACGCGGGCGCCCACCGCCTCGTCGGCCGCACCGTGCTCGTCACGTCCCCCATCGTGAACGGGGTGGGCCGGGTGAGGGCCGGCGACAGCGACTGGCGAGCGACCGGCCCCGACACCCCCGCCGGAGCCTCCGTGCTGGTGGTCGGCGCCGAGGGGACGACCCTGCGCGTGAGGGAGATTTCGGGGAGCTGGACCTGA
- a CDS encoding alpha/beta hydrolase, with protein MSWQPYAARPDSTVTDTLLQWEGVGDANHAARTLLAWLPPSYASEPERHYPVLYFHDGQNVFDAATSYSGEWGADETLTQLAAEGIEAIAVGIPNGGERRFHEYSAAPNPKLPDTLDAGGADDYIAFLVDTVKPLADGHFRTLPGSKSTVVIGSSMGGLVSLHALITHPDVFGHAGVMSPAFWTAPVDSFTRVQTSPTPTGRIWLDIGGQEGPDEPELMRAYWQDAHTMRDLLLDKGMGERLRFVANPQGTHHESAWRERLPGALQFLLGGE; from the coding sequence GTGAGCTGGCAGCCCTACGCGGCGAGGCCGGACAGCACCGTCACCGATACGCTCCTCCAGTGGGAGGGGGTGGGGGACGCCAATCACGCCGCGCGCACCCTGCTCGCCTGGCTGCCGCCCTCGTACGCGAGCGAGCCGGAGCGCCACTACCCGGTTCTCTACTTCCACGACGGGCAGAACGTGTTCGACGCCGCCACGAGCTACAGCGGCGAGTGGGGCGCCGACGAGACGCTGACCCAACTTGCGGCGGAGGGAATCGAGGCGATTGCAGTCGGCATCCCAAATGGCGGCGAACGGAGATTCCATGAGTACAGTGCCGCGCCCAACCCCAAGTTGCCGGACACGCTGGACGCAGGGGGCGCGGATGACTACATCGCCTTCCTCGTCGACACAGTCAAGCCGCTGGCGGACGGCCACTTCCGCACCCTCCCAGGCTCGAAAAGCACCGTGGTCATCGGCTCCAGTATGGGCGGCCTGGTCAGCCTGCACGCCCTGATCACCCACCCAGACGTGTTCGGCCACGCAGGGGTCATGAGTCCGGCGTTCTGGACAGCGCCCGTCGACTCCTTCACCCGCGTCCAGACCAGCCCCACCCCCACTGGCCGCATCTGGCTCGACATCGGCGGGCAGGAAGGTCCCGACGAGCCCGAGTTGATGCGCGCCTACTGGCAGGACGCCCATACCATGCGCGACCTGCTGCTCGACAAGGGCATGGGCGAGAGGTTGCGCTTCGTGGCCAACCCGCAGGGCACACACCACGAGAGCGCGTGGCGGGAGAGGTTGCCGGGGGCGCTGCAATTTTTACTGGGCGGCGAATGA
- a CDS encoding SPFH domain-containing protein — MGFTIVVVVLLLLVVVTLFAGVKSVPQGYEWTQERFGKFQRTLKPGLNLILPYVDRVGRKVNMMEQVLDVPSQEVITKDNALVTVDGVVFYQVLDAAKASYEVRNLQQATLNLTMTNIRTVMGSMDLDELLSNRDQINARLLAVVDEATEPWGVKATRIEVKDIKPPADLVASMARQMKAEREKRANILDAEGFRQAAILKAEGEKQAEILNAEGRRQAAFLEAEARERSAQAEAAATRMVSEAIAAGNVQAINYFVAQRYVDALREIASAPNQKTLILPLEATAMLGSLQGIAEVAREAFGGREPELVGGRRRS, encoded by the coding sequence ATGGGATTCACGATCGTCGTCGTCGTCCTGCTGCTGCTGGTGGTGGTCACGCTGTTCGCCGGGGTCAAGAGCGTTCCGCAGGGCTACGAGTGGACGCAGGAACGCTTCGGCAAGTTCCAGCGCACCCTCAAGCCCGGCCTCAACCTGATCCTGCCCTACGTGGACCGGGTGGGCCGCAAGGTCAACATGATGGAGCAGGTTCTCGACGTGCCCTCGCAGGAGGTCATCACCAAGGACAACGCGCTCGTGACGGTGGACGGGGTGGTCTTCTACCAGGTGCTCGACGCCGCCAAGGCGAGCTATGAGGTCCGCAACCTCCAGCAGGCGACGCTCAACCTCACGATGACGAACATCCGCACCGTGATGGGCAGCATGGACCTCGACGAACTGCTCTCCAACCGCGACCAGATCAACGCGCGGCTGCTCGCGGTGGTGGACGAGGCGACCGAGCCGTGGGGGGTCAAGGCCACCCGCATCGAGGTCAAGGACATCAAGCCGCCCGCCGACCTCGTCGCCAGCATGGCCCGCCAGATGAAGGCCGAGCGCGAGAAGCGCGCCAACATCCTTGACGCCGAGGGCTTCCGCCAGGCCGCGATCCTCAAGGCCGAGGGCGAGAAGCAGGCCGAGATCCTGAACGCCGAGGGCCGCCGCCAGGCCGCCTTCCTGGAGGCCGAGGCCCGCGAGCGCAGTGCCCAGGCCGAAGCCGCCGCCACCCGCATGGTCAGCGAGGCCATCGCGGCGGGCAACGTCCAGGCGATCAACTACTTCGTGGCGCAGCGGTACGTGGACGCGCTGCGGGAGATCGCCTCCGCCCCCAACCAGAAGACCCTGATCCTGCCCCTGGAGGCGACCGCCATGCTGGGCAGTCTCCAGGGCATCGCCGAGGTGGCCCGCGAGGCGTTTGGGGGCCGTGAGCCGGAACTCGTCGGCGGTCGCCGGAGGAGCTAG
- the rplM gene encoding 50S ribosomal protein L13, with translation MKTFVPKNDEQNWVVVDAANVPLGRLATLIASRIRGKHRPDFTPNIIQGDFVVVLNAAQVVLTGGKLDGKIYTRYTGYQGGLKTETAREALKKHPERVIEHAVFGMLPKGRQGRAMHSRLKVYAGETHPHAAQKPQKLEVR, from the coding sequence GTGAAAACCTTTGTTCCCAAGAACGACGAGCAGAACTGGGTCGTGGTGGACGCGGCGAACGTGCCGCTGGGCCGCCTCGCCACGCTGATCGCCAGCCGCATCCGCGGCAAGCACCGCCCCGACTTTACGCCCAACATCATCCAGGGCGACTTCGTGGTTGTGCTGAATGCCGCGCAGGTCGTGCTGACCGGCGGCAAGCTGGACGGCAAGATCTACACCCGCTACACCGGCTACCAGGGCGGCCTGAAGACCGAAACCGCCCGCGAGGCGCTGAAGAAGCACCCCGAGCGCGTGATCGAGCACGCGGTGTTCGGCATGCTGCCCAAGGGCCGCCAGGGCCGCGCGATGCACAGCCGCCTGAAGGTCTACGCGGGCGAGACGCACCCACACGCCGCTCAGAAGCCCCAGAAACTCGAGGTCCGGTAA